AGATGCGATCGCATTAGCATCATCTAACACTAATGTCTTAGGAACTTCAAAAGTAGTGCGACGAGATTCCCTACTACCGGGTACAACAAAAAGAACATTAGCCCCTAATGTCTCAAACTGTTCTGAAGCCAATCTTTGAGCCGCTTCTCCAATGCCAATCATAGCAATAACGGAAGCATTCCCAATTACTATACCCAACATTGTTAAGCTACTACGCATTTTATTGGCAAAAATAGTCGTCATTGCCATTTTTAGAGCATCATTAAGTTTCATCGCTGATTAAGACTACATCTACTGTGTGATGTCTTATTCTAACAAAACCTAAGTTTAGGCTTCTTGCCAACCGAGGGAATGGGTTTTTTCTTGCTCACTTTTAACAAAATCATAATAATCATTTAAAAGTTGTGACATCAATTTATTTTTAATTCTCACTAAAACCCCTTTAAGTAAACTATTACCAGTAGTTAGTAATAAAGATTTAGGAGTTAACCAAAGTGGAGGAGGCAAATCAACAGTAACCGTGAGGTTTGCTTTTCCCTGTAAATAAACTTTACCCTCAATTTCCGTTGGGGTTAGTTTTCCTTTAAGTTGTAGGGAAAAACGGCGATTGAGATATTCTATCCCTTTAATTTCACAGGATACAGAATTAACATAAACATTTCCAGAAGCACCAGACCAAACCTTCAACACTGCCGTAGGTTGAAAGTGGTACATATCTAAAAAACTGAGGGGGTGCATTTGGAGACGATAACAGTCATCTTTTAAAGCAGTCATTAATTTTCGATCTGCGATCGCCTTTACTAATCTTGAAGGTTGTCTAAGATAATGTTGAATAGGTATCGCTTGTTGTTTTACCTCTAGTTTTACAGTTTCTTCTGCTTGAAAACAAATTTGCATATTATATTTATATTTATGTAAAGTTATTAACGCTTTTTTATTAATATAACTTAATATAATTGTGGGTTAAACACTGTGGATTACCGAATAAGATTTTATTCCTATATTCTGATAAAGTAGGTGTTTGTATCTTATTTTACATTGAAGCGGAAATTTCCATGAGGAATTAGTAATTAACCTTAGTTTTATAACAAAAATATTGGCTCTATCACTTCTCGTCGTGTAAATTATTAGTTAAGTTAGGCAAGAGGCAAGAGGCAATAGGCAATAGGGGATTATTAAATAATAATTTATAAACTTTTAGTTTTTGTTTTACTCTAAACACTATTCAATAAAGGTTATGGAAGTCCTGTTCCTGTTAATTTATCATAACCACACTCTGAAGAACCAAAATATTTAATTGAGGTAATTATAATGATCGACAATATACTATTATCAGTAAACCGAGAGACACTACTTTTAACCTATGAGTCATTACTCAAAAAACCTGTTTTGGTTTAAACTATTTATGCTACTAAACTAAATTACTTAAAACTTAAATTATCTCGTCCATCTTTCATAAAAGTATAATTGAATGCACATTGCTTGGCTTGGAAAAAAAACCCCTTTTTGCGGCAACGTTACTTATAGTAGAGAAATAACAACTTCTTTGGTGAAAAGAGGCTATAAAGTGAGTTTCCTTCATTTTAGCCAAGATAATGATGATTCCGAGCAAGATCATTATTCTACAGAAGTTAGCCTTCCTTTTCTTTATAAATCTCAAATTTATACTATTCCCGCACCAAAATCTAGCAAAATACTACTGCGATCGCTTCGTGAGTTACAACCTGATCTTGTTCATGCTTCCTTAACCCTATCTCCTTTAGACTTTACCCTTCCCGAAATTTGTCAAAAATTAAATATCCCCTTAGTGGCAACCTTTCACCCACCCTTTGACAGTCGTTTAAGAAATCTGAAATCCAGCACTCAATATTTAACTTATCAACTATATGCCCCTTGTTTGGCAAAATATGATCAAACTATTATTTTCTCAGAATTACAGAGAGATTTATTAGTTAAATTAGGTGTGCCAAGGGAAAAATTAGCCATTATTCCCAATGG
This is a stretch of genomic DNA from Cyanobacterium aponinum PCC 10605. It encodes these proteins:
- a CDS encoding DUF1997 domain-containing protein; this translates as MQICFQAEETVKLEVKQQAIPIQHYLRQPSRLVKAIADRKLMTALKDDCYRLQMHPLSFLDMYHFQPTAVLKVWSGASGNVYVNSVSCEIKGIEYLNRRFSLQLKGKLTPTEIEGKVYLQGKANLTVTVDLPPPLWLTPKSLLLTTGNSLLKGVLVRIKNKLMSQLLNDYYDFVKSEQEKTHSLGWQEA